The following are encoded together in the Cynocephalus volans isolate mCynVol1 chromosome 4, mCynVol1.pri, whole genome shotgun sequence genome:
- the TCIRG1 gene encoding V-type proton ATPase 116 kDa subunit a 3, producing the protein MGSMFRSEEVVLVQLFLPTAAAYTCVSQLGELGLVEFRDLNASVSAFQRRFVVDVRRCEELEKTFTFLQEEVRRAGLTLPLPEGKLPAPPPHDLLRIQEETERLAQELRDVRGNQQALRAQLHQLQLHLAVLGQGHGHSPQLAAVHTDGLSERTLLLQPPGGPHQDLRVNFVAGAVEPHKAAALERLLWRACRGFLIASFREMERPLEDPVTGEPATWMTFLISYWGEQIGQKIRKITDCFHCHVFPFLEQEEARRGALQQLQQQSQELQEVLGETERFLSQVLGRVQRLLPPGQLQVRKMKAVYLALNQCSVSTTHKCLIAEAWCASCDLPTLQQTLQDSSHEAGVSAVAHRIPCRDMPPTLIRTNRFTASFQGIVDAYGVGRYQEVNPAPYTIVTFPFLFAVMFGDVGHGLLMFLFALAMVLAENQPAVKTAQNEIWRTFFGGRYLLLLMGLFSVYTGFIYNECFSRATTIFSSGWSVAAMANQSGWSDAFLAQHPVLTLDPNITGVFLGPYPFGIDPVWSLAANHLSFLNSFKMKMSVILGVTHMAFGVLLSIFNHVHFGQVHRLLLETLPELVFLLGLFGYLVFLVVYKWLQVSAAGAASAPSILIHFINMFLFARSPTNQPLYPGQKVVQSTLVVLALAMVPVLLLGTPLYLLCCRRRHRHHGQSWRRPTGGQGEDKAGVLDSPDMSVNGWGSDEEKAGYPGDEEEAEGVASEVLMHQAIHTIEFCLGCISNTASYLRLWALSLAHAQLSEVLWAMVMRSGLLMGRDVGMAAVVLVPVFAGFAVLTVAILLVMEGLSAFLHALRLHWVEFQNKFYSGTGYKLSPFTFTIKDE; encoded by the exons ATGGGCTCCATGTTCCGGAGTGAGGAGGTGGTGCTGGTCCAGCTCTTCCTGCCCACGGCTGCTGCCTACACCTGCGTGAGCCAGCTGGGTGAGCTGGGCCTCGTGGAGTTCCGAGAT CTCAACGCCTCAGTGAGTGCCTTCCAGAGACGCTTTGTGGTGGATGTTCGGCGCTGTGAAGAGCTGGAGAAGACCTTTA CCTTCCTGCAGGAGGAGGTGCGGCGGGCTGGGCTGACGCTGCCCCTGCCCGAGGGGAAACTGCCAGCGCCCCCGCCCCACGACCTGCTGCGCATCCAGGAGGAGACGGAGCGCCTGGCACAGGAGCTGCGGGACGTGCGGGGCAACCAGCAGGCCCTGCGGGCCCAGCTGCACCAGCTGCAGCTCCACTTGGCTGTGCTGGGCCAGGGCCATGGCCACAGCCCCCAG CTGGCAGCCGTCCACACAGATGGGCTCTCAGAGAGGACCCTCCTGCTCCAGCCCCCCGGGGGGCCACACCAGGACCTGAGGGTCAA CTTCGTGGCAGGTGCCGTGGAACCCCACAAGGCCGCCGCCCTGGAGCGCCTGCTCTGGAGGGCCTGCCGCGGCTTCCTCATCGCCAGCTTCAGGGAGATGGAGCGGCCGCTGGAGGACCCCGTGACG GGTGAGCCTGCCACTTGGATGACCTTCCTCATCTCCTACTGGGGTGAGCAGATCGGACAGAAGATCCGCAAGATCACTGACTG CTTTCACTGCCACGTCTTCCCATTCCTGGAGCAGGAGGAGGCCCGCCGCGGGGccctgcagcagctgcagcagcagagccaggagctGCAGGAG GTCCTGGGGGAGACAGAGCGGTTCCTGAGCCAGGTGCTGGGCCGGGTACAGCGCCTGCTGCCACCAGGGCAGTTGCAGGTCCGCAAGATGAAGGCTGTGTACCTGGCCCTCAACCAGTGCAGCGTGAGCACCACACACAAGTGCCTCATCGCCGAGGCCTGGTGTGCCTCGTGTGACCTGCCCACCCTGCAGCAGACTCTGCAGGACAGCTCG CACGAGGCAGGAGTGAGCGCTGTGGCTCACCGCATCCCCTGCCGGGACATGCCCCCGACACTCATCCGCACCAATCGCTTCACGGCCAGCTTCCAGGGCATTGTGGACGCCTACGGTGTGGGCCGCTACCAGGAGGTCAACCCCG CGCCCTACACCATCGTCACCTTCCCCTTCCTCTTCGCTGTGATGTTCGGTGACGTGGGCCACGGGCTGCTCATGTTCCTCTTCGCCCTGGCCATGGTCCTCGCCGAGAACCAGCCGGCCGTGAAGACCGCACAGAATGAG ATCTGGCGGACTTTCTTCGGGGGCCGCTATCTGCTCCTGCTCATGGGCCTGTTCTCTGTCTACACCGGCTTTATCTACAATGAGTGCTTCAGCCGTGCCACCACGATTTTCTCCTCGGGCTGGAGCGTGGCCGCCATGGCCAACCAGTCTGGCTGGAG cGACGCATTCCTGGCCCAGCACCCGGTGCTTACCCTGGACCCCAACATCACAGGCGTCTTCTTGGGACCCTACCCCTTCGGCATTGACCCT GTCTGGAGCCTGGCTGCCAACCACCTGAGCTTCCTCAACTCCTTCAAGATGAAGATGTCCGTCATCCTGGGGGTCACACACATGGCCTTCGGGGTGCTCCTCAGCATCTTCAACCACGT GCACTTCGGCCAGGTGCACCGGCTACTGCTGGAGACCCTGCCCGAGCTCGTCTTCCTGCTGGGGCTCTTCGGCTACCTCGTCTTCCTGGTCGTCTACAAGTGGCTGCAGGTGTCGGCAGCTGGCGCTGCCTCTGCACCCAGTATCCTCATCCACTTCATCAACATGTTCCTCTTCGCCCGCAGCCCCACCAACCAGCCACTTTATCCCGGGCAG AAGGTGGTGCAGTCCACACTGGTGGTCCTGGCCTTGGCCATGGTGCCCGTGCTGCTGCTGGGCACGCCCTTGTACCTGCTGtgctgccgccgccgccatcGCCACCACGGCCAATCGTGGAGGAGGCCCACGGGTGGACAG GGTGAGGACAAGGCCGGGGTCCTGGACTCACCTGACATGTCCGTGAACGGCTGGGGCTCTGACGAGGAGAAGGCGGGGTACCCAGGGGATGAAGAGGAGGCCGAG GGCGTCGCCTCCGAGGTGCTCATGCACCAGGCCATCCACACCATCGAGTTCTGCCTGGGCTGCATCTCCAACACGGCCTCCTACCTGCGCCTCTGGGCCCTGAGCCTGGCTCATGCCC AGCTGTCAGAGGTCCTGTGGGCCATGGTGATGCGCAGTGGCCTGCTCATGGGCCGGGACGTGGGCATGGCCGCCGTGGTGCTGGTCCCTGTCTTCGCTGGCTTCGCCGTGCTGACCGTGGCCATCCTGCTGGTGATGGAGGGGCTCTCGGCCTTCCTGCACGCCCTGCGGCTGCACTG GGTGGAGTTCCAGAACAAGTTCTACTCCGGTACTGGCTACAAGCTGAGCCCATTCACCTTCACCATCAAGGATGAATAG